One part of the Eucalyptus grandis isolate ANBG69807.140 chromosome 10, ASM1654582v1, whole genome shotgun sequence genome encodes these proteins:
- the LOC104422021 gene encoding probable galacturonosyltransferase 14 produces MQLHFSPSMRSITISSSNGFVDLMKIKVAARHISYRTLFHTILVLAFLLPFVFILTAVVTLEGVNKCSSFDCLGRRFGPRILRRVDHSGRLVRDFQKILNEVKSADIPDNLKLPDSFDQLVLEIQNNQYDARTFALKLRAMMEKFEREIRESKFAELMNKHFAASSVPKGIYCLSLRLTDEYSSNAHARKQLPSPELLPLLTDNSYHHFVLSTDNILAASVVVASTVQSSLKPEKVVFHVITDKKTYAGMHSWFALNSVSPAIVEVKGIHQFDWLTRENVPVLEALEGHSSIRNYYHGNHIAGANLSSTTPRTFASKLQARSPKYISLLNHIRIYLPELFPNLDKVVFLDDDVVIQHDLSPLWEIDLGGKVNGAVETCNGEDNWVMSKRFKNYFNFSHPLIAENLDPEECAWAYGMNIFDLRAWRQTGIREAYHAWLKENLKSNLTMWKLGTLPPALIAFRGHVHPIDPSWHLLGLGYQIKTDVESVKKAAVIHYNGQSKPWLYIGFEHLRPFWTKYVNYSNDFIRNCHILES; encoded by the exons ATGCAGCTTCACTTCTCGCCTAGCATGAGAAGCATTACGATCTCGAGTAGCAATGGGTTTGTTGACTTGATGAAGATCAAGGTCGCAGCTCGCCACATCTCCTACAGGACCCTTTTTCATACCATTCTCGTCCTCGCTTTCTTATTGCCGTTCGTGTTCATACTCACCGCTGTCGTTACCCTCGAAGGCGTCAACAAGTGCTCCTCATTCG ATTGTTTAGGCCGGCGGTTTGGACCTAGAATTCTTCGCAGGGTTGATCATTCAGGG AGACTGGTTAGAGACTTTCAGAAGATTCTAAACGAAGTGAAGAGTGCAGACATCCCAGATAATTTGAAGCTTCCAGATTCATTTGATCAACTTGTATTAGAGATCCAAAACAATCAGTATGACGCAAGGACCTTCGCACTCAAGTTGAGAGCAATG ATGGAGAAATTTGAAAGAGAGATAAGGGAATCAAAGTTTGCAGAACTGATGAACAAACACTTTGCAGCTAGTTCTGTTCCAAAAGGCATTTATTGTCTCTCTTTGCGTCTAACTGATGAATATTCTTCCAATGCTCACGCACGCAAACAATTGCCTTCTCCAGAGTTGCTTCCTTTACTCACTGACAACTCTTACCACCACTTTGTGTTATCAACCGATAACATTTTAGCTGCTTCAGTTGTTGTGGCTTCCACTGTCCAGTCATCTCTGAAACCTGAAAAAGTAGTCTTCCATGTTATCACTGACAAGAAAACTTATGCGGGGATGCACTCTTGGTTTGCACTTAATTCTGTGTCCCCTGCTATCGTGGAAGTGAAAGGCATTCATCAGTTTGACTGGTTAACAAGAGAGAATGTTCCTGTACTAGAAGCTTTGGAGGGCCACAGTAGCATCAGGAATTATTACCATGGAAATCACATTGCTGGGGCCAACCTCAGCAGCACAACTCCGAGAACGTTTGCTTCAAAATTACAGGCTAGAAGTCCGAAGTATATCTCTTTGCTCAATCACATCCGAATATATCTTCCTGAG CTCTTTCCTAACCTTGACAAGGTGGTGTTCTTGGATGATGATGTTGTAATTCAGCATGACTTATCTCCACTTTGGGAGATTGACCTTGGGGGAAAGGTTAATGGAGCTGTAGAAACCTGTAATGGTGAAGACAACTGGGTTATGTCCAAGCGGTTCAAGAATTACTTCAATTTCTCCCATCCCCTCATAGCAGAAAATTTAGATCCAGAGGAATGTGCATGGGCCTATGGGATGAACATATTTGATCTTCGTGCATGGAGGCAAACTGGTATAAGGGAAGCTTACCATGCCTGGTTGAAAGAG AATCTGAAGTCAAACTTGACAATGTGGAAACTAGGAACATTGCCTCCTGCTTTGATTGCATTCAGAGGCCATGTTCACCCAATTGACCCTTCATGGCACTTGCTTGGCTTAGGTTATCAAATTAAGACAGATGTTGAGAGTGTGAAAAAGGCTGCAGTAATCCACTATAATGGTCAGTCAAAACCTTGGCTGTACATTGGCTTTGAGCATCTACGCCCGTTTTGGACCAAATATGTTAACTACTCCAACGATTTTATAAGGAACTGTCACATCTTGGAATCATAG